CGGAAATCACGGTACGTTTGAAGGGAAGTTTATAGCACGTCCCCGGAGTTCTGCTCAGCCTCGAAACAACTGCGTCGCGGGGTGGTGATTGAGCCAGTCGAACCAGTAGTCCTTGTTACTGTCTATCGCCTGGAGGCACTGGCCTGCCAGTTTGCCTGAAAGTGCGCATCCCTCGAAGTTCCAATCACTTCCTGTCTCCGCATCACGCATGATTCTTCCAGCGCCAACGGTAGAGATGAAGGTCATCGGAGCCGACCCGAGTCTACCCTTGAAGATGCGAATCGACGATCCGTCGGGGCCCATGGCGATAAGAATAGGGAAGTCGCCAACCTGGTCCTGGACAATCTTCGCGGCAAGAATAGACTTCAGCGGATAGGCCTTACTTAGACCGGCGTTCGTCACCCCCAGGATCAGCTCGTGGGGCGGAAATCCAGACTTGCTGGTGTCTATGACCGTGTGGGTCTTCTCGACATGCTTCTCCCAGTCCTTCGGGTCGTACTCTGACACATATTTCGGATCTGGTTTGAGGACCAGACCTGCCGGCTGCTCGGCCCGCCATAGCGCGAAGGTCAGCTCATCGCTATGGATCAGGCTCAGATGCTGCCCTTTCCATGGCCCGAAGATCGCTTCGCCTGTGCTCTGCTGCCAGATGCTGCTGGTCTCTTCATCGCGCATCAGCGCATTCCCGTTATTGATGCCCGCGAGACGAAAGTGCAGCGTCCTGCCATTGAGCGTGCGGCTCCATACGAGACCGGTGTGGCACAAGGTGCAATAGGTCACAGCGAGAGGCTTGCCCCCGACCACATCGTTCACGATGTGGTGGTAACCCATCGTACGGATAGGGTAGGCTCGTGCCTCCCCATTGATCCTGACCCCAAGCACCTTGTCGTCGGAGTCGACTTGGGCAGATGCGGGGTCGGTGAAGGACGGTGACGCATAAGGATGAAACATCACTTCGAAGATATTGACGTTGGTGAGGGCCGCCCCGGCGATCACGAGTAAGCAAAGGGCCAGCGTCGCCAGTCGCGGCAAGACCCGCTTCGATCGTGCCCACACACGAAGTGTGATTGCGACAACGACGACCGCCGCGATGGCAGAGACCCACGGACCGAGAGACCGGATCGTCAACGCTGCGCTCAACTGAGAGTAGCGT
This Granulicella aggregans DNA region includes the following protein-coding sequences:
- a CDS encoding DUF3179 domain-containing protein, whose product is MTIRSLGPWVSAIAAVVVVAITLRVWARSKRVLPRLATLALCLLVIAGAALTNVNIFEVMFHPYASPSFTDPASAQVDSDDKVLGVRINGEARAYPIRTMGYHHIVNDVVGGKPLAVTYCTLCHTGLVWSRTLNGRTLHFRLAGINNGNALMRDEETSSIWQQSTGEAIFGPWKGQHLSLIHSDELTFALWRAEQPAGLVLKPDPKYVSEYDPKDWEKHVEKTHTVIDTSKSGFPPHELILGVTNAGLSKAYPLKSILAAKIVQDQVGDFPILIAMGPDGSSIRIFKGRLGSAPMTFISTVGAGRIMRDAETGSDWNFEGCALSGKLAGQCLQAIDSNKDYWFDWLNHHPATQLFRG